A single window of Neospora caninum Liverpool complete genome, chromosome XII DNA harbors:
- a CDS encoding putative LEA1 protein → MRAFSRYFAAGGNGGLFNTAKEAALDAKSTAKARLTAVTQEATNIAKQIAHPVEAVKDKAKGVGEIVNDTAEALKEKGKKALVDSGLKAREAVSQTPVKDSASSAGRQLKDAMEHVSETAKPEAPKAASSRRGSANPTSAEFKSIGEDAMMYGRELTGQTPQEAAEDVARVARSEAEGKAVDTGKRRSS, encoded by the coding sequence ATGAGGGCCTTCTCCAGATATTTTGCTGCTGGCGGTAACGGTGGCCTGTTTAATACGGCCAAGGAAGCGGCCCTCGATGCAAAGTCCACTGCAAAAGCGCGGCTGACAGCCGTCACTCAAGAGGCAACAAACATCGCGAAGCAGATAGCGCACCCCGTCGAAGCTGTCAAGGACAAGGCGAAAGGCGTGGGTGAGATCGTTAACGATACTGCAGAAGCTCTtaaagagaaaggcaagaaggCTTTAGTCGACTCAGGTctgaaagcgagagaggctgtCTCACAAACACCTGTCAAGGATTCAGCAAGCAGTGCTGGAAGACAACTGAAGGATGCAATGGAACATGTGTCTGAAACTGCCAAACCCGAGGCACCGAAAGCTGCATCGAGCCGACGAGGCAGTGCTAACCCCACGAGCGCGGAATTCAAAAGCATCGGTGAGGACGCGATGATGTACGGCCGAGAGCTCACCGGCCAGACACCGCAAGAAGCTGCCGAGGATGTGGCAAGAGTTGCTAGAAGTGAGGCTGAGGGCAAAGCAGTGGACAcggggaagcggagaagcagTTAA
- a CDS encoding putative late embryogenesis abundant domain-containing protein → MASQQSHAEQSKGLMERAKETVMTAGETAKEAAVDAYNAASESVANLTRHISGENHGDTAEKKAHEAKESAKDAASTAREGISNATRDVSESVSKDPKIQGKIG, encoded by the coding sequence ATGGCGAGCCAGCAGTCACATGCGGAACAAAGCAAAGGGCTGATGGAGCGAGCAAAAGAAACAGTCATGACAGCCGGCGAGACTGCAAAAGAGGCAGCAGTGGACGCGTACAATGCTGCCAGCGAGAGCGTGGCGAACCTGACCAGGCATATCAGTGGAGAGAATCACGGTGACACtgcggagaaaaaggcacacGAAGCAAAAGAGTCGGCTAAGGATGCAGCATCTACAGCACGCGAAGGCATTTCTAACGCGACCCGCGATGTATCTGAGTCTGTCTCGAAGGACCCGAAGATCCAAGGAAAGATTGGCTAA
- a CDS encoding putative late embryogenesis abundant domain-containing protein, giving the protein MKFLSKQTLVVSATAVYITVTCVSARESTGHKIWDGVVHAGQATGAGIQYAGEAAATLGKVLKDDPVKATKDGTDAARKAASESVETLKKSGQDAAGRAADAVNSVKEKAAGAAGTIHNTVKEWAEGSREQAAAKAKELQRKLQESGGNIKDTASTWWTSANEAVKDRLDEASQTAKDNSVNAMETVSSLVGTISESAEKGAHEVKEKSAEAGGRLKEKGSSWWQDVSSALEGTAEDAKRRTADTASTWMNNAKSAAEHASDTASSWSDSAKRSSDGVKAAATEVADRAKDKTASWWSDTKEKAGDMKHQAEIAVDEGEDKAASWWGSAKGKGQDLKDSTGGVVAKARHAISSWWGGAKDEARRAQQSISDITEKAKTSAPSWWESAMSKKEEAKEAAENGATSWWRTATQATVHAGDAAKEAKRQASVWWGSVEDKAGDAEDAVKETASSWWRTGEQANEAAKEAAAKAQEQANAWWSGAREKTAEARELAQEVEDKATETGSSWWSKLTGATEDAGVDTKLKIAKKMKEVAEDATHLASSFEKQASDERMHRNQKKREEH; this is encoded by the coding sequence ATGAAGTTTCTTTCTAAGCAGACGTTAGTCGTTTCTGCGACTGCTGTGTACATTACAGTCACCTGTGTTTCAGCACGTGAATCAACGGGACACAAAATCTGGGACGGTGTTGTCCATGCCGGACAGGCAACTGGCGCAGGGATCCAATAtgcgggagaggcggcagcgacgTTGGGCAAGGTGCTTAAAGATGACCCTGTCAAAGCAACAAAGGATGGAACAGACGCTGCTAGAAAAGCAGCAAGTGAATCTGTTGAAACGCTGAAAAAGAGTGGGCAGGACGCGGCAGGTCGGGCAGCAGATGCTGTCAATTCTGTAAAAGAGAAAGCTGCCGGAGCGGCTGGTACGATTCACAACACCGTGAAGGAATGGGCTGAAGGATCTCGCGAACAGGCTGCGGCGAAGGCTAAAGAACTACAGCGAAAGTTACAAGAGTCTGGTGGGAATATTAAGGACACTGCATCAACCTGGTGGACCTCCGCCAACGAGGCCGTTAAGGATAGACTCGATGAGGCAAGCCAAACTGCCAAAGACAACAGCGTAAACGCTATGGAGACGGTTTCTTCCTTGGTAGGAACAATTTCCGAAAGTGCCGAAAAAGGGGCACATGAAGTAAAGGAGAAGTCGGCAGAAGCGGGGGGACGtctgaaggaaaaaggaTCGTCGTGGTGGCAGGATGTGTCTTCTGCCTTGGAAGGCACAGCTGAAGATgccaagagaagaacggcagaTACCGCCTCGACGTGGATGAACAACGCAAAAAGCGCGGCAGAACACGCTAGCGATACAGCCTCGTCATGGTCGGACAGTGCGAAGCGATCTTCTGACGGCGTGAAGGCAGCCGCAACTGAGGTCGCGGACAGAGCAAAAGACAAAACTGCGTCATGGTGGAGTGatacgaaagagaaagctgGGGACATGAAACACCAAGCGGAGATTGCGGTGGACGAGGGGGAAGATAAGGCAGCTTCGTGGTGGGGTTCTGCGAAAGGCAAAGGCCAAGACCTCAAAGATAGCACAGGCGGTGTTGTCGCCAAGGCGAGACACGCCATTTCATCCTGGTGGGGAGGCGCAAAGGATGAAGCACGAAGAGCCCAGCAGAGCATTTCGGACATCACAGAAAAGGCTAAAACGTCTGCCCCGTCATGGTGGGAAAGTGCCATGAGcaagaaggaggaagcaaaagaagcagcagagaaTGGAGCCACCTCCTGGTGGAGAACTGCCACTCAAGCAACAGTCCATGCTGGTGATGCtgcgaaagaagcaaaacgaCAGGCATCTGTGTGGTGGGGCAGCGTAGAAGAtaaggcgggagacgcagaagacgctgTGAAGGAGACGGCTTCTAGCTGGTGGCGAACCGGGGAACAGGCCAATGAAGCTGCCAAAGAGGCAGCGGCTAAAGCACAAGAACAAGCGAACGCTTGGTGGAGTGgcgcaagagaaaaaactgcAGAAGCAAGAGAGTTAGCGCAGGAGGTGGAAGACAAAGCGACCGAAACGGGGTCTTCATGGTGGAGCAAGTTAACTGGCGCCACAGAAGATGCTGGAGTTGATACCAAACTGAAAATTGCCAAGAAGATGAAAGAGGTAGCTGAAGACGCAACTCACTTGGCTTCTAGTTTTGAAAAACAAGCTTCCGATGAGAGAATGCACCGCAatcagaagaaaagggaagaacacTAA